A genome region from Pygocentrus nattereri isolate fPygNat1 chromosome 10, fPygNat1.pri, whole genome shotgun sequence includes the following:
- the disp2 gene encoding protein dispatched homolog 2 isoform X3 produces MDAISVHSERDDAEIKASSTEGPALSEIPKLSLCPPDSEDPESPTDQSTIEQDHINNLSRPPSSSQLYDQVSQSCAYQSPQLKRCPCCSHNQPITGNVCLNQTNAPSHSDCSSNAVKTVHRTERLHRIPKSYSQVIVEYPMTVLISCMVVLLIFSLVGILTGPLPDFSDPLLGFEPQGTDIGIRTAAWTKLQESTGPGKALSLTSQQSADKSTARDFTSRAQHHLKHRLRRMLHRDSTENTFFCNAPGDHYAQLVFRSGNSASLWSLKAIYSMCEMERTQVHQRLRSDAYFEKLCQVKSETAGSKVKRECCPSWSLGNALALLNNVSSCFSLTVQQVTDSLNLLRYCASYYHDGSLVASCAERSKYGYCTSVPLDCKRSSIIYQILHYLVDKDFLGPQTVEYQVPSLKYSVLFLPVAKGDALMTMYLEHLEGNELTYNNITITGMDLGIKQKLFKFYLSRDSVYPILTVLALLITMALYLKSLLLSVMSLAAVTLSLLTSYFFYKVAFGLRFFPLLNLAAVIILLGSCLNHTFTFTDLWKLQLSHNPPAALEKRMHRVLQEMGYLILVSGLTSSVAFYSGYISSITIVRCFAVYLGSASLINTLFTLVWLPCTVVLQERYAKTTSTFATKTPWKPCCSKIPGGFWDTSSRKRCLFTMGQKIRGLKRGLTDTSNLLFLKFLPCGVVKFRYIWICWFAVLAAGGIYISCVDPGMKLPSSDSRATQLFRSSHPFERYDAEYRHQFMFERLKQGEDEPMTLTLIWGVIPTDDADHFNPKGNGSFAMDPEFNMTSPEAQQWLRELCAKIRNQSFYSPSPAEHEAVEDNACFVEDLIHWVSLRRCSESEDAFSFCCNNISFPYHPNVFEQCLKMMVAEQQAVMRSPRNGGLRFDSHSQVAALVVVFKTSQLYSFNFSRMSHFYTQIVSWFNKEISAAPPGLQKGWFVSQLSLYDLQHCLSSEMLEVAGFSVALTFALLLLTTWNIPLSIYVTVAVGGSVFATVGLLVLLEWQLNSVEALFISAAAGLSVDFVANYCISYCLAPHTDRLGRVAHSLKRMGCPVATGAGAYFCVGIIMLPATALLFRKLGIFLLLVKCVACGFATFFFQSLCCFFGPEKNCGKIIIPCAIERATENMPSSCSAAEPGTANPSANGAFGCGTGSRGRRSFNKEGGGGFLCPNQQRHRHQQAGMRREPEQYELQPLACHLSDSFENSTCTSKLSNRPSVLSDDIEFCGLSPKRDYDRISMEADSEEMSSRHLKGCNPPPALQTSSPYKGNVLRPVVVPPGDPAKERLLCKKCRGQSVAGVKMWNASLSSSSSMDDIMVTETTCNVNKRSLSMDGATTCHPHKRLLSCQSQSSFEGLEDSNETCLSDIEPAVSVPPSTVNEGEIRPGHLNGKRDTLRLSLRETVYDLASPGNGRRRTSQSELPVILPNSKPDMPDVWIKRDGRGEDSS; encoded by the exons TGAGATCCCAAAACTGTCGCTGTGCCCTCCGGACAGTGAGGACCCAGAGTCTCCAACGGATCAGAGCACCATAGAGCAGGACCATATAAACAACCTGTCCAGACCACCATCCTCCTCTCAGCTGTATGACCAAGTGTCACAGAGCTGTGCCTACCAGTCACCTCAACTCAAAAGATGTCCATGCTGCAGCCAcaaccagccaatcacaggcaATGTCTGTCTGAATCAAACGAATGCGCCTTCACATTCTGACTGCTCATCCAACGCTGTCAAGACAGTTCACAG GACTGAGAGACTCCACAGGATTCCAAAAAG CTACTCCCAGGTCATAGTGGAATACCCAATGACCGTGCTTATCTCATGTATGGTAGTGCTCCTCATCTTTTCCCTGGTAGGGATTTTGACTGGTCCCTTGCCAGACTTCTCTGACCCTTTATTA GGATTTGAACCCCAAGGAACAGACATCGGGATTCGAACGGCAGCATGGACAAAGCTGCAGGAAAGTACTGGGCCCGGGAAAGCGCTATCTCTGACTTCTCAGCAATCTGCAGACAAGAGCACAGCACG AGATTTCACTAGTAGAGCTCAGCATCACTTAAAACATCGTTTAAGAAGAATGCTGCACAGAGACTCTACCGAGAACACGTTTTTCTGCAATGCTCCAG GAGATCATTATGCCCAGCTGGTCTTCCGCTCAGGAAACTCTGCCAGTCTCTGGAGTCTGAAGGCAATCTACTCCATGTGTGAGATGGAACGGACCCAGGTACACCAAAGG TTACGCTCAGATGCCTATTTTGAAAAACTCTGCCAGGTCAAATCAGAGACTGCTGGCTCCAAAGTTAAGAGAGAATGCTGTCCAAGCTGGTCTCTGGGAAACGCCTTGGCTCTTCTCAACAATGTCTCATCTTGCTTCAGTCTTACAGTGCAGCAAGTGACAGACAGTTTAAATTTGCTCAGATACTGTGCTTCTTACTACCATGATGGAAGCTTGGTTGCATCTTGTGCAGAAAGAAGCAAATATGGCTACTGTACATCTGTCCCACTCGACTGCAAGCGCTCAAGCATCATCTATCAGATTCTACATTACCTGGTAGATAAAGATTTCCTCGGGCCCCAGACTGTTGAATACCAAGTTCCATCCCTAAAATACAGCGTTCTGTTTCTACCAGTGGCGAAAGGAGATGCGTTAATGACGATGTATTTGGAACATCTAGAGGGCAATGAGCTCACATACAACAACATCACTATAACAGGGATGGACCTTGGGATTAAGCAAAAGCTTTTCAAGTTTTACCTCTCACGAGATTCTGTCTACCCAATTCTAACAGTCCTCGCGCTGCTGATTACAATGGCCTTATATCTTAAGTCACTCCTTTTGTCAGTTATGTCACTGGCTGCGGTCACACTGTCACTTTTAACATCTTATTTCTTTTACAAAGTAGCGTTTGGTTTAAGATTTTTTCCACTCCTCAATCTTGCAGCAGTTATTATCCTTTTGGGAAGTTGCTTAAATCACACGTTCACATTTACTGACTTATGGAAGTTACAACTGAGCCATAATCCTCCAGCTGCACTAGAAAAGAGAATGCACCGGGTCTTGCAGGAAATGGGGTACTTGATATTGGTATCCGGCCTAACATCTAGTGTTGCATTCTACTCAGGCTACATAAGCAGCATCACAATTGTAAGGTGTTTTGCTGTGTACCTTGGTAGTGCCTCTTTAATCAACACACTGTTCACTCTTGTATGGCTTCCCTGCACTGTTGTTTTGCAAGAGCGTTATGCGAAAACAACTTCAACTTTCGCTACTAAGACACCATGGAAGCCATGCTGTTCAAAAATTCCAGGAGGCTTCTGGGACACAAGTTCAAGGAAGCGGTGCCTTTTCACAATGGGACAGAAAATTCGAGGTCTTAAACGAGGTCTCACTGACACATCAAATTTGCTTTTCTTAAAATTCCTGCCCTGTGGTGTTGTCAAGTTTCGATACATATGGATCTGCTGGTTTGCAGTGCTGGCTGCAGGAGGAATTTATATATCATGTGTGGACCCTGGAATGAAACTGCCATCTTCAGACAGTAGGGCAACGCAACTGTTCCGCTCCAGTCATCCTTTCGAGAGATATGATGCAGAATACCGCCACCAGTTCATGTTTGAGCGATTGAAACAAGGAGAGGATGAGCCTATGACCCTGACTCTCATCTGGGGCGTCATCCCAACTGATGACGCTGATCATTTCAATCCAAAAGGCAATGGCTCCTTTGCCATGGATCCAGAATTCAATATGACTAGTCCTGAAGCTCAACAGTGGTTGCGAGAGCTgtgtgcaaaaatcagaaacCAGAGTTTTTATTCGCCATCACCAGCAGAACATGAAGCAGTGGAAGACAATGCCTGTTTTGTAGAAGATTTGATTCACTGGGTGTCTTTACGCCGCTGTTCCGAGAGTGAGGATGCATTCAGTTTCTGCTGCAACAATATTTCTTTCCCGTACCATCCAAATGTTTTTGAGCAGTGTCTCAAAATGATGGTAGCAGAACAGCAGGCAGTGATGCGTTCACCCAGAAATGGAGGTCTTCGATTTGATTCACACAGTCAAGTTGCTGCCCTTGTTGTAGTATTCAAGACCTCACAGCTTTACAGCTTTAACTTTAGCAGAATGTCACATTTCTACACTCAGATTGTATCCTGGTTTAATAAAGAAATTTCAGCAGCTCCACCCGGACTCCAGAAAGGATGGTTCGTGAGCCAATTATCATTGTATGACCTCCAGCATTGTCTAAGCTCAGAGATGTTGGAGGTTGCAGGCTTTTCAGTAGCACTTACATTCGCATTGCTTTTGCTTACCACATGGAATATACCTCTAAGCATTTATGTGACTGTTGCTGTGGGAGGTAGTGTTTTTGCTACTGTTGGCCTGCTTGTGCTTCTAGAATGGCAATTGAATAGTGTGGAAGCACTGTTTATTTCAGCTGCTGCAGGACTCTCTGTTGACTTTGTAGCTAATTACTGCATTTCCTACTGTCTGGCCCCACACACCGACAGACTGGGCAGGGTAGCACATTCCTTGAAGAGAATGGGTTGTCCAGTAGCCACAGGCGCTGGAGCCTATTTTTGTGTGGGGATCATCATGTTACCTGCAACTGCACTGCTTTTCAGAAAGCTAGGAATTTTTCTCCTTCTTGTGAAGTGTGTGGCATGTGGATTTgccacttttttctttcagtcgCTCTGCTGCTTCTTTGGTCCTGAAAAGAATTGTGGGAAAATAATTATACCATGTGCAATTGAGCGAGCCACTGAAAATATGCCGTCTTCATGCTCAGCTGCTGAACCTGGAACTGCCAATCCTTCAGCCAATGGGGCATTCGGCTGTGGCACAGGATCACGGGGCAGAAGGAGTTTCAACAAAGAAGGTGGCGGAGGATTCCTGTGCCCAAATCAGCAGCGTCACAGGCACCAGCAGGCAGGGATGAGGAGGGAGCCAGAGCAGTATGAGCTGCAACCACTAGCCTGTCATCTAAGCGACAGCTTTGAAAATAGCACTTGCACCAGCAAGCTGTCCAACAGGCCTTCTGTCCTTTCGGATGACATAGAGTTCTGTGGTCTCAGTCCAAAGCGAGATTACGACAGGATTAGTATGGAAGCTGACAGTGAGGAGATGAGTAGCAGGCACCTCAAAGGGTGCAACCCTCCGCCAGCACTCCAGACCTCCTCCCCCTACAAGGGGAACGTATTGCGACCTGTAGTGGTTCCTCCAGGTGATCCTGCAAAGGAGAGGCTTTTGTGCAAGAAATGTCGTGGTCAGTCTGTTGCCGGAGTTAAGATGTGGAACGCTTCCTTGTCATCATCCTCCAGCATGGATGATATCATGGTCACCGAGACTACGTGTAATGTCAATAAGAGATCGCTGTCTATGGATGGCGCAACTACATGTCATCCACACAAACGACTTTTGTCATGTCAGTCGCAAAGTTCCTTTGAAGGACTTGAAGATTCTAATGAAACGTGCTTAAGTGACATTGAGCCCGCCGTCTCAGTCCCTCCATCCACTGTGAATGAGGGAGAAATACGACCAGGTCACCTCAATGGCAAGAGAGATACTCTGCGTCTGTCCCTGAGGGAAACGGTTTATGACCTTGCTTCCCCAGGGAATGGCAGGAGGCGGACAAGCCAAAGTGAGCTGCCCGTGATACTGCCGAACAGCAAACCCGATATGCCGGATGTATGGATCAAGAGGGATGGGAGAGGTGAGGACAGCAGCTGA
- the disp2 gene encoding protein dispatched homolog 2 isoform X4, translated as MTVLISCMVVLLIFSLVGILTGPLPDFSDPLLGFEPQGTDIGIRTAAWTKLQESTGPGKALSLTSQQSADKSTARDFTSRAQHHLKHRLRRMLHRDSTENTFFCNAPGDHYAQLVFRSGNSASLWSLKAIYSMCEMERTQVHQRLRSDAYFEKLCQVKSETAGSKVKRECCPSWSLGNALALLNNVSSCFSLTVQQVTDSLNLLRYCASYYHDGSLVASCAERSKYGYCTSVPLDCKRSSIIYQILHYLVDKDFLGPQTVEYQVPSLKYSVLFLPVAKGDALMTMYLEHLEGNELTYNNITITGMDLGIKQKLFKFYLSRDSVYPILTVLALLITMALYLKSLLLSVMSLAAVTLSLLTSYFFYKVAFGLRFFPLLNLAAVIILLGSCLNHTFTFTDLWKLQLSHNPPAALEKRMHRVLQEMGYLILVSGLTSSVAFYSGYISSITIVRCFAVYLGSASLINTLFTLVWLPCTVVLQERYAKTTSTFATKTPWKPCCSKIPGGFWDTSSRKRCLFTMGQKIRGLKRGLTDTSNLLFLKFLPCGVVKFRYIWICWFAVLAAGGIYISCVDPGMKLPSSDSRATQLFRSSHPFERYDAEYRHQFMFERLKQGEDEPMTLTLIWGVIPTDDADHFNPKGNGSFAMDPEFNMTSPEAQQWLRELCAKIRNQSFYSPSPAEHEAVEDNACFVEDLIHWVSLRRCSESEDAFSFCCNNISFPYHPNVFEQCLKMMVAEQQAVMRSPRNGGLRFDSHSQVAALVVVFKTSQLYSFNFSRMSHFYTQIVSWFNKEISAAPPGLQKGWFVSQLSLYDLQHCLSSEMLEVAGFSVALTFALLLLTTWNIPLSIYVTVAVGGSVFATVGLLVLLEWQLNSVEALFISAAAGLSVDFVANYCISYCLAPHTDRLGRVAHSLKRMGCPVATGAGAYFCVGIIMLPATALLFRKLGIFLLLVKCVACGFATFFFQSLCCFFGPEKNCGKIIIPCAIERATENMPSSCSAAEPGTANPSANGAFGCGTGSRGRRSFNKEGGGGFLCPNQQRHRHQQAGMRREPEQYELQPLACHLSDSFENSTCTSKLSNRPSVLSDDIEFCGLSPKRDYDRISMEADSEEMSSRHLKGCNPPPALQTSSPYKGNVLRPVVVPPGDPAKERLLCKKCRGQSVAGVKMWNASLSSSSSMDDIMVTETTCNVNKRSLSMDGATTCHPHKRLLSCQSQSSFEGLEDSNETCLSDIEPAVSVPPSTVNEGEIRPGHLNGKRDTLRLSLRETVYDLASPGNGRRRTSQSELPVILPNSKPDMPDVWIKRDGRGEDSS; from the exons ATGACCGTGCTTATCTCATGTATGGTAGTGCTCCTCATCTTTTCCCTGGTAGGGATTTTGACTGGTCCCTTGCCAGACTTCTCTGACCCTTTATTA GGATTTGAACCCCAAGGAACAGACATCGGGATTCGAACGGCAGCATGGACAAAGCTGCAGGAAAGTACTGGGCCCGGGAAAGCGCTATCTCTGACTTCTCAGCAATCTGCAGACAAGAGCACAGCACG AGATTTCACTAGTAGAGCTCAGCATCACTTAAAACATCGTTTAAGAAGAATGCTGCACAGAGACTCTACCGAGAACACGTTTTTCTGCAATGCTCCAG GAGATCATTATGCCCAGCTGGTCTTCCGCTCAGGAAACTCTGCCAGTCTCTGGAGTCTGAAGGCAATCTACTCCATGTGTGAGATGGAACGGACCCAGGTACACCAAAGG TTACGCTCAGATGCCTATTTTGAAAAACTCTGCCAGGTCAAATCAGAGACTGCTGGCTCCAAAGTTAAGAGAGAATGCTGTCCAAGCTGGTCTCTGGGAAACGCCTTGGCTCTTCTCAACAATGTCTCATCTTGCTTCAGTCTTACAGTGCAGCAAGTGACAGACAGTTTAAATTTGCTCAGATACTGTGCTTCTTACTACCATGATGGAAGCTTGGTTGCATCTTGTGCAGAAAGAAGCAAATATGGCTACTGTACATCTGTCCCACTCGACTGCAAGCGCTCAAGCATCATCTATCAGATTCTACATTACCTGGTAGATAAAGATTTCCTCGGGCCCCAGACTGTTGAATACCAAGTTCCATCCCTAAAATACAGCGTTCTGTTTCTACCAGTGGCGAAAGGAGATGCGTTAATGACGATGTATTTGGAACATCTAGAGGGCAATGAGCTCACATACAACAACATCACTATAACAGGGATGGACCTTGGGATTAAGCAAAAGCTTTTCAAGTTTTACCTCTCACGAGATTCTGTCTACCCAATTCTAACAGTCCTCGCGCTGCTGATTACAATGGCCTTATATCTTAAGTCACTCCTTTTGTCAGTTATGTCACTGGCTGCGGTCACACTGTCACTTTTAACATCTTATTTCTTTTACAAAGTAGCGTTTGGTTTAAGATTTTTTCCACTCCTCAATCTTGCAGCAGTTATTATCCTTTTGGGAAGTTGCTTAAATCACACGTTCACATTTACTGACTTATGGAAGTTACAACTGAGCCATAATCCTCCAGCTGCACTAGAAAAGAGAATGCACCGGGTCTTGCAGGAAATGGGGTACTTGATATTGGTATCCGGCCTAACATCTAGTGTTGCATTCTACTCAGGCTACATAAGCAGCATCACAATTGTAAGGTGTTTTGCTGTGTACCTTGGTAGTGCCTCTTTAATCAACACACTGTTCACTCTTGTATGGCTTCCCTGCACTGTTGTTTTGCAAGAGCGTTATGCGAAAACAACTTCAACTTTCGCTACTAAGACACCATGGAAGCCATGCTGTTCAAAAATTCCAGGAGGCTTCTGGGACACAAGTTCAAGGAAGCGGTGCCTTTTCACAATGGGACAGAAAATTCGAGGTCTTAAACGAGGTCTCACTGACACATCAAATTTGCTTTTCTTAAAATTCCTGCCCTGTGGTGTTGTCAAGTTTCGATACATATGGATCTGCTGGTTTGCAGTGCTGGCTGCAGGAGGAATTTATATATCATGTGTGGACCCTGGAATGAAACTGCCATCTTCAGACAGTAGGGCAACGCAACTGTTCCGCTCCAGTCATCCTTTCGAGAGATATGATGCAGAATACCGCCACCAGTTCATGTTTGAGCGATTGAAACAAGGAGAGGATGAGCCTATGACCCTGACTCTCATCTGGGGCGTCATCCCAACTGATGACGCTGATCATTTCAATCCAAAAGGCAATGGCTCCTTTGCCATGGATCCAGAATTCAATATGACTAGTCCTGAAGCTCAACAGTGGTTGCGAGAGCTgtgtgcaaaaatcagaaacCAGAGTTTTTATTCGCCATCACCAGCAGAACATGAAGCAGTGGAAGACAATGCCTGTTTTGTAGAAGATTTGATTCACTGGGTGTCTTTACGCCGCTGTTCCGAGAGTGAGGATGCATTCAGTTTCTGCTGCAACAATATTTCTTTCCCGTACCATCCAAATGTTTTTGAGCAGTGTCTCAAAATGATGGTAGCAGAACAGCAGGCAGTGATGCGTTCACCCAGAAATGGAGGTCTTCGATTTGATTCACACAGTCAAGTTGCTGCCCTTGTTGTAGTATTCAAGACCTCACAGCTTTACAGCTTTAACTTTAGCAGAATGTCACATTTCTACACTCAGATTGTATCCTGGTTTAATAAAGAAATTTCAGCAGCTCCACCCGGACTCCAGAAAGGATGGTTCGTGAGCCAATTATCATTGTATGACCTCCAGCATTGTCTAAGCTCAGAGATGTTGGAGGTTGCAGGCTTTTCAGTAGCACTTACATTCGCATTGCTTTTGCTTACCACATGGAATATACCTCTAAGCATTTATGTGACTGTTGCTGTGGGAGGTAGTGTTTTTGCTACTGTTGGCCTGCTTGTGCTTCTAGAATGGCAATTGAATAGTGTGGAAGCACTGTTTATTTCAGCTGCTGCAGGACTCTCTGTTGACTTTGTAGCTAATTACTGCATTTCCTACTGTCTGGCCCCACACACCGACAGACTGGGCAGGGTAGCACATTCCTTGAAGAGAATGGGTTGTCCAGTAGCCACAGGCGCTGGAGCCTATTTTTGTGTGGGGATCATCATGTTACCTGCAACTGCACTGCTTTTCAGAAAGCTAGGAATTTTTCTCCTTCTTGTGAAGTGTGTGGCATGTGGATTTgccacttttttctttcagtcgCTCTGCTGCTTCTTTGGTCCTGAAAAGAATTGTGGGAAAATAATTATACCATGTGCAATTGAGCGAGCCACTGAAAATATGCCGTCTTCATGCTCAGCTGCTGAACCTGGAACTGCCAATCCTTCAGCCAATGGGGCATTCGGCTGTGGCACAGGATCACGGGGCAGAAGGAGTTTCAACAAAGAAGGTGGCGGAGGATTCCTGTGCCCAAATCAGCAGCGTCACAGGCACCAGCAGGCAGGGATGAGGAGGGAGCCAGAGCAGTATGAGCTGCAACCACTAGCCTGTCATCTAAGCGACAGCTTTGAAAATAGCACTTGCACCAGCAAGCTGTCCAACAGGCCTTCTGTCCTTTCGGATGACATAGAGTTCTGTGGTCTCAGTCCAAAGCGAGATTACGACAGGATTAGTATGGAAGCTGACAGTGAGGAGATGAGTAGCAGGCACCTCAAAGGGTGCAACCCTCCGCCAGCACTCCAGACCTCCTCCCCCTACAAGGGGAACGTATTGCGACCTGTAGTGGTTCCTCCAGGTGATCCTGCAAAGGAGAGGCTTTTGTGCAAGAAATGTCGTGGTCAGTCTGTTGCCGGAGTTAAGATGTGGAACGCTTCCTTGTCATCATCCTCCAGCATGGATGATATCATGGTCACCGAGACTACGTGTAATGTCAATAAGAGATCGCTGTCTATGGATGGCGCAACTACATGTCATCCACACAAACGACTTTTGTCATGTCAGTCGCAAAGTTCCTTTGAAGGACTTGAAGATTCTAATGAAACGTGCTTAAGTGACATTGAGCCCGCCGTCTCAGTCCCTCCATCCACTGTGAATGAGGGAGAAATACGACCAGGTCACCTCAATGGCAAGAGAGATACTCTGCGTCTGTCCCTGAGGGAAACGGTTTATGACCTTGCTTCCCCAGGGAATGGCAGGAGGCGGACAAGCCAAAGTGAGCTGCCCGTGATACTGCCGAACAGCAAACCCGATATGCCGGATGTATGGATCAAGAGGGATGGGAGAGGTGAGGACAGCAGCTGA